The following coding sequences lie in one Silene latifolia isolate original U9 population chromosome 5, ASM4854445v1, whole genome shotgun sequence genomic window:
- the LOC141654902 gene encoding uncharacterized protein LOC141654902 — protein sequence MLKFHLKRAQDRMKQQSDRHRSDKQFAVDDWVYVKLQPYRQQSLVYRPYHKLAPKYFGPFQVIARQGEVAYVLKLPAHAKIHPIFHISRKMMKKGNRAVVYVLIHWSNGSENDATWESYEEIEKRFPEFNLNGT from the exons ATGCTGAAGTTTCATCTCAAGAGGGCTCAAGATAGAATGAAACAACAAAGTGACAGACACAGATCAGACAAACAGTTTGCTGTAGATGACTGGGTGTATGTGAAATTGCAGCCTTACAGACAACAATCACTGGTATATAGACCTTATCACAAATTGGCTCCCAAATACTTTGGTCCTTTTCAAGTGATAGCAAGACAAGGAGAAGTGGCTTATGTGCTTAAATTGCCTGCTCATGCCAAAATTCATCCGATTTTTCATATATCTCG gaagatgatgaagaagGGAAATAGGGCTGTGGTTTATGTTCTGATCCACTGGTCTAATGGATCTGAAAATGATGCTACTTGGGAATCATATGAAGAAATTGAAAAGAGGTTTCCTGAGTTCAATTTAAATGGAACTTGA